The following nucleotide sequence is from Zea mays cultivar B73 chromosome 1, Zm-B73-REFERENCE-NAM-5.0, whole genome shotgun sequence.
gaagaggagtcctttggtgacggcgatgttggcggcgtcctcgtcggaagaggagtcggaggagctttcgtcggagttccactcgcggcacacatgggcatcgtcgcccttcttcttgtagtatctcttcttttctctcctctttcccttcttatcgtcgcccctgtcactgtcacttgatattggacattttgcaataaagtgaccgggcttaccacacttgtagcacactttcttggagcgggacttgtagtccttccctctcctttgcttgaggatttggcggaagctcttgatgatgagcgccatttcctcgttgtcgagcttggaggcgtcgatggggagtctacttgatgtagactcttccttcttctcctccgtcgtcttgaatgcgaccggttgtgcttcgggcgtggaggggccatcttgctcgatgattttctttgagcctttgatcatcaattcaaagctcacaaattttcctattacttcctcgagagacattagtgtgtatctaggatcatcatgtattaattgtacttgcgtagggttaagaaaaacaagtgatctaagaataaccatgaccatttcatggtcatcccattttttgctcccgaggttgcgcacttggttcaccaaggtcttgagccggttgtacatctcttgtggctcctccccttggcgaagccggaagcgaccgagctccccctcgatcgtctcccgcttggtgatcttagtcacctcgtctccttcgtgcgcggtcttgagtacgtcccaaatctccttggcactcttcaatccttgcaccttgttattacATGATGTGGGGCGACTCCCGATTCAATTTCGAGGTGGATGAGTGAGGTGCAGTCGTGAGAATCATAGTCATTACATGATGTTTGGTGGGATTTTAACCGATTCTTGTGGCTAGTCACTGGGAATTTGATTTTAAGCGTATCCAAATAATATCGTAGTCATTACTACTTAGGCCATTCTCAATGTGAGTTTCATGAGAGTTTCATACCCATTAAATAACATGCCACATAAGTAAACAAGATGACATAGCATGCAATTTAATGTGGAGAGATATGATATAGTTTCATGGGAGTTGAGAGAGTTTTGCGGGGATGAAACTAGGCCTACATTGTTTCCTAGACAAATGTTGACATGACAGTTTTGGAAACagtattgaaagcatctaggcccctggttggttttagtgattaatgacaacgtaatattatatgtgactaacgtgtgttttgcagagacaaatggtaagttaggtcgcattacaggaagatgtactacaacggtgaaaacaatccctaagATAAGAACTTCAAGCGACGGctgaaacgacgaaacaaaagatgaaggttttcgtattccgagtgtcaaggagttgcagacactcggtatagagttaggtcttttattttgttttagccgtactataaagaggggttttaatgagtagtttgaccaagagagttctagtgtagtgttggtgcatattcacactcacatatagtgctaggtgtcactctagaacatactcacgagttagaacgaaaaccgatttgaaaatgagaagaaaacAGAACTTAAGGTTTCTGgcctaggggcaccggactgtccggtgcgccctctgtcaGTGGGGCCAGCCTAGCCCGGGGAAGTCCTATTCCCCcctcagaaacccgagagcgcagagttcggaaagttgaattatagtcggCATACCGAATTGTCCGGTGTGCTAACTGACCAAcgactagctgtcagaactagctgtTGGAAGTGACTGGTGGCgcaccagtggcgcaccggacagtccggtgcgcccatgcgcagccaggttttggtaacggctagttggtgggtgagggctatttatacccccttcacccaccatattgattgtattgctgcccacatttactcctacacattgctagagcattgcaagcaccacaaagcttagtgaggtgattagaaaatcttaatcccgcatttggacctcattagtgctagcgagagccacctagagcacacactgcatgcattaggcttctcttggtcaagtgaaagtctacgacttgttactcttggtgatcggcatcacctagacaacTTGGTAGCGTTGGGAGCTCGATGATCACCTTGGaggacttgttggtgacccggctcgAGATTGTAAGTGGTCGTGAGAGATCCATCacaccggagtggcaaaggatcatctcatagtgagcacttggttcttgtgaAGACCAAGGGGGGggggatacccttgcgcgggtgctccaacgaggactaggggagagtgccgacttttcgatacctcgggaaaaattggaggagtcttctaaaccttgctttacattccgcacttaattcaagtatTTTACCTTGtgcatttgtttagcaagtagttgaagtattgtcttagcattgttgtatttctagtagtattctcttattgctagttattggggtgaagttgggctcttgcttagggtttaattattgttgaattttagaaaatcccaattcaccccctcttggccatcgtgatcctttcaagtaCGATGAAACCCTCCACGGAGAATGGCCTGAGTAGTATCTGTTAGGACATTCTCAATCGAAGTTTCATACTCATTAAATATGGTGACACATCATCATGCTTGCTGACATGTAAATGCAATTATGAGTAGAGAAATAGAGAGAGTTTCATGAAAGATGGTAGAGTTTTATGGGGATGAACCCTACATACACGGTTACCTAGTTTAAATATAATGTGGTAACATTAAAAACAGTGCATGAAACTTTTAACTGATAATAGCCTTAGGGGCTCTTTAAATTATACACGGTAGGTCAAATTAAATTAGTATAAATCTATAGTGTTGACATAATCCAGTTTGGGGTATTTAATTTTTTGTCATCCTTTACAGAGGGCACCAAATCATCATTCACTAACCAGTAGGACCAACTAAGTTACCGACAGGACATTTGGTCCGCCATTCTCTGTGAGGATGACAATTGCTCTAGTTTAGGGCATTTAATAAGTTTAGTCATATGAGAGATGTGTGAGCTGACCAGGTAATTGAATGAATGGGATAGGAACACTATTGTTTCTAATTATTGATTAAGGACAATATGGATTTTGTTCCTTGAACTAATATAACTAGTCTGGACACTTTGACCAACAACCAATGACTGACTTGTTTTACGAAAAAAATCTTCTACACTCTCCTCTCCTGCGCCTACATTCTTGGTTTTGTTTACCAATTACCACTTCCTAGGCTTCTACTCAAGTGGAAATTTCACGGCTTGAGCCAGGCCACCATCGAGTGGCACATTATGGCTGTCTTTAGTGCAAATATTTATGCAAAATACTGTTGTATACTATATTGTTTatagagtgaagtttaaaatagaaaATTAGATATGAGATATGATATGTAAGCTGCTAGAGATAGTGATACGTTTACTTCCTGCTAGTTCCTAGGCATCTTCTCCCAGAAGAGTAGAACAAATCTGTACATTTCTAAATTCCAACGTTGTTTACTATCTCTCCGATAGTTGCGAGTTGCAGCACCCCCAAAAATCAACAAATAAACTAAAGAAACGCCGTATCGTCCAGCATTATCACGTCCGTCCAGATCAGATTCGGCCAACAGTTCGATACCCAGCAAGCCATCAAAGCACTATATACATGCACTTCTTCTCTAGCTGCACTTGACTCAACAACGCAGCACAAACTAGCCCAATAATGGCCGGAGGAGGTGACGATGAACTCAAGCTGCTGGGGGCGTGGGCGAGCCCATTCGTCCTGCGGGTGAAGCTCGCGCTCAGCTTCAAGGGCCTGAGCTACGAGAACGTGGAGGAGGACCTCTCCGGCAGCAAGAGCGAGCTGCTCCTCGAGTCCAACCCGGTGCACAAGAAGGTGCCCGTGCTCCTCCACAACGGCAAGCCTGTGTGCGAGTCGCAGATCATCGTGCAGTACATCGACGAGGCCTTCGCCGGCACTGGTGGCCCGTCCCTTCTCCCTGCCGACCCGCACCAGCGCGCCGTGGCTCGCTTCTGGGGTGCCTACATTGACGACAAGGTCGTACTACTCATGCTGCTGATGACTTTGTCGTTCATCTTTTATTTGTATTATTCAACGTACGATCTCCGGCGGCACGAGTACGATAGATGTCCGATGCATATTGACGGAGTTCGGCGTCGTCGGACGGATGCGTCCTTCCCTTTGCAGCTCCTAGCCTCGTGGCTGCAATCGGCAAGGGCCAAGACGCAGGAGGAAAAGGCCGACGCGCTGAAGCAGGCGCTCGCCGCGGCCGAGAACCTGGAGGCGGCCTTCACGGAGATCTCCGAGGGCAAGCCCTTCTTCGGTGGTGACAGCGTCGGGTACCTGGACGTCACGCTGGGAGCGCTGGTCGCGTGGGTGCACGCCGCCGAGAAGCTAAACGGGATGAGGATCTTCGACGCCACGAGGACCCCGCGGCTGAGCGCGTTCGTGGAGCGGTTCGGCGCGCTCGGAGCGGCCAAGGCGGTGCTGCCCGACGTCGACGGCCTCGTCGAATACGCCAAACAGAGGCAGGCCGACGCGGCAGCTGCAGCCTCGGACAGCTAAAAAAATGGCACCGCGAGTTTACCGACGTACGGCAGTCAGTGCTGGACGAAGCAAGATATGGGTATTCTGCATATACTATTCAGCTGCTGTCGTGTGTATTAGCTGGTTGTTACTAGGTGTGACAAAGAAAATAAAAATGGATGCGCCGGCTTTCGTTTTGTATTGTACGTCTGGTGTGTACCGTGTGTCTTATTAGGTCGGAAATTGCCGCATATCGGCATGCCTAGTGTAACCAGATCATGCAGTCTGGTTTGCTTTATATTCACCAAAGTAAGTAATCTGAATAATTTTCTTGAGACTGTAGCTCTTCTATATTAATGAATAAAAAATAGTTAATTTTTCTTAGCAACGGACAGAAAATAGCTAATTTTCATTGGCTTACTTACGAAAACCGATGGAAATTAGTCTCACCGCTAGAGATCAGAGCTTCTTCCGTATGAGGAAATTAGTATCAGTTCCTTTAATTAGCTAGAACTGGTACTGACTTGAGTACAATAACGATTTTTTACTACCACGCCCTTGTAGAACTATTGGTGTCTTCAATTGGTACTAATATTTCTACTTTATAAATCCACTTCATACTTAGGTAGCGTAGAGATCTGTTCATAGCGCCATAAGCTTCAAGAAGAGGTGCTGCTTATTTTTTTTCTAGAATTTATTGAAGATTCCACCCATTTAAGTATGACAAAACGTTGACAAGTTCATCATCACATAtagtactgttgggggccttcgtcttccgaaggttctcaaaaacatgatttaacaatgtttcccaagtgtaatatatgaacaggcacattcggactcgggttaaaaccatatacgatgtgaaaagcatggtcgagacgaaggctgatgttgctccgaagctacgcgcaagggagcttcggttcagtggcggaaaaaggaaccgacttaaaggggaaaaggctatctagtcctcattggGTTGTATATAAGTCAATAGAAAATatcaagggcataaatgtaaatttacacaggctgcgccctgtgcctataaatagatgaactgtatcccgcactgttcacgctgacttgtattcgcttgtgcatcacgcttgtattttttgtcttctgtcaagccgaaggtacaaatgtaattcaatattgttcttattcattcacaattatataataaaagatgcATTATGATGtcgtataattattcatgttatttctcatgtttcatatgtttcgtctttcattaatatatgctataatgacgaaggtacgtccttcataatcttcgtctgaagatcattatatcctaaaggagataatgcttcggaggacgaaggactttaaccattaacatttttgtgttgccttgttcttaactcatagcatttgagaacaagtccccaacattggcgcccacctccagtgtactcacttccacaaccttcggcaaagcactgaccttcgtcatgccgccgaagaagataacagcgccagggcctgctgcactgcagccactggacacaaaccaggagactctctctctccgagaggcccgaagccagaagagaaaggccaccagtccaacattccaggaggaggagttggaccaagagatcagggacatgaaaatcatccatcaacaagtccaaaggaaaaaggagaagatggctcggctggccgatcttcaaaggaagatcgatgaagctactgaggaagtgtgtcatcttgctcaagatgaccaagaccgaaggccccaacacagggagcttcgtcaagagggcttattcaacgaagatggatggtatgatgattttaatcatgatacctttacttttgatgatgcttctcccttggcagcagaactgcaggctatcccatggccacaatcctacaagccaccccagctacccatgtatgatgggcactcggacccaaagcaatttttgatgagctatgaggcaacaatatcctcatacggaggcaatgcagctgtcatggcaaagtccttcgtcatggcagtccggaacgtagcccagacatggtattcttcccttcggccaggggcaatcacgtcgtggcagaagctcaaggacatgctggttaccagtttccaaggcttccaaacgaagccagtcacagctcaggccttgttccagtgcacgcaagaccatgaggaataccttcaagcatatgtccgaaggttcttgcgactgagggcacaagcgcccacagtgcccaatgaaattgtcattgaggccgtgatcaagggtcttcggccaggacctacgcctcaatacttcgccaggaagcccccacaaactctggagaagctgcttcagaagatggatgagtacatccgggctgacaacgacttccgccaaagaagggaggaagcttacagattctcggagatgaccaggggcttcggaggaagaatccatccgaggcatgtgtcggaacttgctctcctgggcaagatgatccaacaggGGAGTAAGTGGAGTACAAACAGGGTTTTAGCTCgggatggcaattgctctgttaatctggcctctcaagggcactgtgcgggggtatttataggtgcctgagtgcccaacgtcttggattaaggacacatgtgccctcaggcacctaggtcatccccggaatattcccataaagcagggttacagactgccattacagaaaagcctttacaaatcgggcccgtaatacactcagccgcgcggggcctgttacaatgggccgaattccacgtgggccttcgtgttaGATGAGGACGAGGGACGGGGCGACCtcatcgtaggccttcgtcttgcagcgtgttggacgaagggtggaaactgtcggtcgtttcgcctccgtttgtgcagcgagattggcgaaggcatcgagcgaagggtagcgtcttcgccttcgccccaacatttgccctccgagggaccagttcgactaagtcatctggtgccaaagacgtcgctagatggtggagacgctgcccttgctcgaagtggttccgcgggggtttttgatgtgaccgttgatggacgccgtactgttggattgtgggtttcccgaagcgtcgcgtcctgtgtataaaagggggtgggggcggcgcAGGTTGAATTTTACCTTTCTGCGTGCCacgaaaaccctagcctccttttgaaactgCTCGtttgctcgcctgccctccttgctcctgttcgtcaGAGATCTGGCCCGCATGAAGCAGACcgcacgccgccgccgacggtacgtagccatgctgtCTTCTTCCTCGTCTGTTGCGACCACGCCGACGGCCGAGGCGTCATCCGAAGATACCTCAAGCAATGTGGCAGCGGCAGAGTTACGACCGGGTGATACGGTGGAGTTTGGCGTTTCGTGGatttcgtcggtccgcgtgcaggatatgcaacagttgggatattttggcagcggggttgggcgtgtcccgggggcagaggaggttcccgagcccgagggcgagttggttgttttcgaggcattTTTCACCGCCGGCCTTCGTCTACCTGCGCATCGGTTTGTGTCGGAGGTCCTGCAGAGATTCgaagtccaggtccaccagctgacacctaacgccgtggtggctccggcgaagtacgtctgggcgacgacttcgtatggcggtcagccttcggtggaagtcttcaccaagcaatactgtctgcactggcagaaaagaaaaattggacataagattgcacaatttggatcgtgcactttcacgccgaagtccgggaagacttcgatggaagtcgtggagttggttccctgtggccgtaataaatggggcaactggtgggattactGGTTCTATGTTTCAGAGGCCGAAGTCGAAGACCACCTAGGGCTCCCTGCGGCCATtatgtgctcccattattatgtAGTGTACCCGCCATTTGATGTAGCGGAGGATGATGAGAATGAAGGAG
It contains:
- the LOC103637303 gene encoding probable glutathione S-transferase GSTU6 — its product is MAGGGDDELKLLGAWASPFVLRVKLALSFKGLSYENVEEDLSGSKSELLLESNPVHKKVPVLLHNGKPVCESQIIVQYIDEAFAGTGGPSLLPADPHQRAVARFWGAYIDDKLLASWLQSARAKTQEEKADALKQALAAAENLEAAFTEISEGKPFFGGDSVGYLDVTLGALVAWVHAAEKLNGMRIFDATRTPRLSAFVERFGALGAAKAVLPDVDGLVEYAKQRQADAAAAASDS